A single region of the Corallococcus caeni genome encodes:
- a CDS encoding sigma-70 family RNA polymerase sigma factor: MNDELRALILEAQDGSVRAFELLVSSHLPRVRRFARAFAASDSDVDDLAQEALVKVYKNLRSFRFQSAFQTWLYSVVRNAFYDATRSRAGRERSREEPLEQEHAKAASDAESADEGLMRAQERDRLWRALRALPPEFRTAVVLFDVEGHSYEEVAAIEGVPVGTVKSRLSRGRAHLKALLAGGQGPDGSQEEGPVGTSGPDLSSHVARSRK, translated from the coding sequence GTGAACGACGAGCTGCGCGCACTCATCCTCGAAGCCCAGGACGGCAGCGTGCGCGCCTTCGAGCTGCTCGTGTCCTCGCACCTGCCGCGCGTGCGCCGCTTCGCGCGGGCCTTCGCCGCGTCGGACTCGGACGTGGACGACCTGGCGCAGGAAGCGCTGGTGAAGGTCTACAAGAACCTGCGCTCGTTCCGCTTCCAGTCCGCGTTCCAGACGTGGCTCTATTCGGTGGTGCGCAACGCGTTCTATGACGCCACCCGCAGCCGCGCCGGCCGCGAGCGCTCGCGTGAGGAGCCGCTGGAGCAGGAGCACGCGAAGGCGGCGTCGGACGCCGAGTCCGCGGACGAAGGGCTCATGCGGGCCCAGGAGCGGGACCGGCTGTGGCGGGCGCTCCGGGCCCTGCCGCCGGAGTTCCGCACCGCGGTGGTGCTCTTCGACGTGGAGGGGCACAGCTATGAAGAGGTGGCGGCCATTGAAGGGGTGCCCGTGGGCACCGTGAAGTCGCGCCTGTCGCGGGGCCGGGCGCACCTGAAGGCCCTGCTGGCGGGGGGCCAGGGCCCCGACGGCTCGCAAGAAGAAGGCCCCGTTGGAACATCCGGGCCGGACCTTTCGTCGCATGTTGCAAGGAGCAGGAAATGA
- a CDS encoding DUF1338 domain-containing protein: MTTSASDASRLLDLLWERYASEVPFARTFVALSGGRFRNDHVAFRTLARPEGGIALFSRVFERFGWRPAGAYTFPDAHLSAIYLAHPEGLPRVFLSELKSEELSPRARELLAALPVDPAPPEDVEALAAWFTAPPPPDEAALLELEKETQYGAWLLAFGRKVNHFTGAVDDVEAWQRRMREAGVPMKTDIEGAPGTSLRQTATHAAPLPLTLRGGGTRAWPYAYFEIAQRSGGFDGFLGPQARALFDMTKRG, encoded by the coding sequence ATGACGACCTCCGCCTCCGACGCCTCGCGGCTGCTGGACCTGCTGTGGGAGCGCTATGCCTCCGAAGTCCCCTTCGCGCGCACCTTCGTGGCGCTGTCCGGGGGACGCTTCCGCAACGACCACGTCGCGTTCCGCACGCTCGCGCGGCCGGAGGGAGGCATCGCCCTCTTCTCCCGCGTGTTCGAACGGTTCGGCTGGCGACCCGCCGGCGCGTACACGTTCCCGGACGCGCACCTGTCCGCCATCTATCTGGCGCACCCGGAAGGGCTGCCGCGCGTGTTCCTGTCCGAATTGAAGTCGGAGGAACTGTCGCCGCGCGCCCGCGAGCTGCTCGCCGCGCTGCCAGTGGACCCCGCGCCGCCGGAGGACGTGGAGGCGCTCGCGGCGTGGTTCACGGCGCCGCCGCCTCCGGATGAAGCCGCGCTGCTGGAGCTGGAGAAGGAGACGCAGTACGGCGCGTGGCTGCTGGCCTTCGGCCGCAAGGTGAATCACTTCACCGGCGCGGTGGATGACGTGGAGGCGTGGCAGCGGCGCATGCGCGAGGCGGGCGTGCCCATGAAGACAGACATCGAGGGCGCGCCCGGCACGTCGCTGAGGCAGACGGCCACGCACGCGGCCCCGCTGCCCCTGACGCTCCGGGGCGGAGGCACGCGCGCATGGCCGTATGCGTACTTCGAGATTGCCCAGCGCTCGGGAGGGTTCGACGGGTTCCTGGGGCCGCAGGCCCGCGCGCTGTTCGACATGACGAAGCGGGGCTGA
- a CDS encoding M16 family metallopeptidase, which produces MSFLSGPFRASRLAVAALTSLSLTLGGCATLPQRGQVVMRDVSFPLRDFRMPSGLRVVVERDARSPVVAVVAVVGAGSSSDPGGKEGLAHLVEHLAFRARPANGPSVRARLNASGAGHSNASTSLDYTAYEELAPKESLATLVKLEGERLSSPLSNVSPEVFAVEREVVRNELRQRNETGYVGQVYSWVHAVSFPAGDPYSRPVAGSHESLSALTLSDAHRFARAHYRPDNVTLVISGDVDLAEVEATLQQNLPSAWVGTGAPLAQDARMPAKRAEPPVAPVSKTLPVYAAAVPSPELYLSWVLPRAFDEASALHDFVEVSLDNKLWEAVRNDGDIAGISTSLVSGTRASLLIVRVHLSRGDHPERSAEKVLDQVYKTWTGEIEAGNVLGQEFNFQSLRRQVVTSMVLESERLLARTKSRALLTHFTTDVRSYTRSQMALMGLDGGKVTDFAYQWLQRDRAHALLVRPGESGLPTAVPVLAKLPGGEPAVVGGERVTPSMLTATTAPVQVLKLENGMEVLLVPRPGLPVVRVGAALGGGTAHGEKPGVADLAKWGAFRESYFEGHLSDWGLHSGTRTELDHVRVDMAGTAGNVGNMLAMLAEDLSTTRTSEDVVRYWREQVQPWREAVDTRPEVLAHRDLMHALYGTHPYANEATGAQMGKVSWSEAQAWLEDVYRPGNTVVVVAGEFDVKEVEPLVRKYLGDWSRGKPQPVAVPPAPVLPAASANVSTLFTARPGASQGQVQLACRLPTATPELEARYALMAELLEVEVYERTRSGTGASYGFGAQPWIGRGGAAHLLLEGSLDAQRLSEGVGSLRETLAAFAKEVSAQDLELARARLLAQQAVSFISTDAWVTALLQARVRGFPVEALAQRPAHLQAVTADALKQEFAGCLQRLVVSVTGDEAPSRAALQAVSVP; this is translated from the coding sequence ATGTCTTTCCTGTCGGGTCCCTTCCGCGCGTCGCGCCTGGCCGTGGCCGCGCTGACCTCCCTGTCCCTGACGCTGGGCGGCTGCGCCACGCTTCCGCAGCGCGGGCAGGTCGTCATGCGCGACGTGTCCTTCCCCTTGCGTGACTTCCGCATGCCGTCCGGCCTGCGCGTGGTGGTGGAGCGCGACGCGCGCTCGCCCGTGGTGGCGGTGGTCGCGGTGGTGGGCGCGGGCAGCTCCAGCGATCCGGGCGGCAAGGAGGGGCTGGCGCACCTGGTGGAGCACCTGGCCTTCCGCGCACGGCCCGCCAACGGCCCGTCCGTGCGGGCGCGGCTCAATGCCTCCGGCGCGGGCCACTCCAACGCCTCCACCAGCCTGGACTACACGGCCTATGAGGAGCTCGCCCCCAAGGAGTCGCTGGCCACGCTGGTGAAGCTGGAGGGCGAGCGGCTGTCGTCGCCGCTCTCCAACGTCAGCCCGGAGGTCTTCGCGGTGGAGCGCGAGGTGGTGCGCAACGAACTGCGCCAGCGCAACGAGACGGGCTACGTGGGCCAGGTGTACAGCTGGGTGCACGCGGTGTCCTTCCCGGCGGGGGACCCGTACTCGCGGCCCGTGGCGGGGTCGCACGAGTCGCTGTCCGCCCTCACCCTGTCGGACGCGCACCGCTTCGCGCGCGCCCACTACCGTCCGGACAACGTCACCCTGGTCATCTCCGGGGACGTGGACCTGGCGGAGGTGGAGGCCACGCTCCAGCAGAACCTCCCGTCCGCGTGGGTGGGCACCGGCGCCCCGCTGGCCCAGGACGCGCGCATGCCCGCGAAGCGCGCGGAGCCTCCGGTCGCGCCGGTCAGCAAGACGCTGCCGGTGTACGCGGCGGCGGTGCCGTCGCCGGAGCTGTACCTGTCGTGGGTGCTGCCGCGCGCCTTCGACGAGGCCAGCGCCCTGCACGACTTCGTGGAGGTCAGCCTGGACAACAAGCTCTGGGAAGCGGTGCGCAACGACGGCGACATCGCGGGCATCTCCACGAGCCTGGTGTCCGGCACCCGCGCGTCGCTGCTCATCGTGCGCGTGCACCTGTCGCGCGGGGACCACCCGGAGCGCTCGGCGGAGAAGGTCCTGGACCAGGTCTACAAGACGTGGACCGGGGAGATTGAAGCCGGCAACGTGCTGGGCCAGGAGTTCAACTTCCAGTCCCTGCGCCGCCAGGTGGTGACCAGCATGGTGCTGGAGTCGGAGCGGCTGCTGGCGCGCACGAAGAGCCGCGCGCTGCTCACCCACTTCACGACGGACGTGCGCTCGTACACGCGCTCGCAGATGGCGCTGATGGGGCTGGACGGCGGCAAGGTGACGGACTTCGCGTACCAGTGGCTCCAGCGCGACCGGGCGCACGCCCTCCTCGTGCGGCCCGGGGAGAGCGGCCTTCCGACGGCGGTCCCCGTGCTGGCGAAGCTGCCCGGGGGCGAGCCCGCGGTGGTGGGCGGCGAGCGCGTCACGCCCTCCATGCTGACGGCCACCACGGCCCCGGTGCAGGTGCTGAAGCTGGAGAACGGCATGGAGGTGCTGCTGGTGCCCCGGCCGGGCCTGCCGGTGGTGCGGGTGGGCGCGGCGCTGGGCGGCGGGACGGCGCACGGAGAGAAGCCGGGCGTGGCGGACCTGGCGAAGTGGGGCGCCTTCCGCGAGTCGTACTTCGAGGGTCACCTGAGCGACTGGGGCCTGCACTCGGGCACCCGCACGGAGCTGGACCACGTGCGCGTGGACATGGCCGGCACGGCGGGCAACGTGGGCAACATGCTGGCGATGCTCGCCGAGGACCTGTCCACCACCCGCACGTCGGAGGACGTGGTGCGCTACTGGCGCGAGCAGGTGCAGCCGTGGCGCGAGGCGGTGGACACGCGCCCGGAGGTGCTGGCGCACCGGGACCTGATGCACGCGCTCTATGGCACGCACCCCTACGCCAACGAGGCGACGGGCGCGCAGATGGGCAAGGTGTCCTGGTCCGAGGCGCAGGCGTGGCTGGAGGACGTCTACCGCCCTGGCAACACGGTGGTGGTGGTGGCGGGGGAGTTCGACGTGAAGGAGGTCGAGCCGCTGGTGCGCAAGTACCTGGGCGACTGGAGCCGGGGCAAGCCGCAGCCGGTGGCCGTGCCGCCGGCGCCGGTGCTGCCCGCCGCGTCCGCGAACGTGAGCACGCTCTTCACCGCGCGCCCCGGGGCCAGCCAGGGCCAGGTGCAGCTGGCCTGCCGGCTGCCCACGGCCACGCCGGAGCTGGAGGCGCGCTACGCGCTGATGGCGGAGCTGCTGGAGGTGGAGGTCTACGAGCGGACGCGCTCCGGGACGGGGGCGTCGTACGGCTTCGGGGCCCAGCCCTGGATTGGCCGGGGCGGCGCGGCGCACCTGCTGCTGGAGGGCAGCCTGGACGCGCAGCGGCTGAGCGAGGGCGTGGGGTCGCTGCGTGAGACGCTGGCGGCGTTCGCCAAGGAGGTGTCCGCGCAGGACCTGGAGCTCGCCCGGGCGCGGTTGCTGGCGCAGCAGGCGGTGTCGTTCATCTCCACGGACGCCTGGGTGACGGCGCTGCTGCAGGCGCGCGTGCGGGGCTTCCCGGTGGAGGCGCTGGCCCAGCGCCCCGCGCACCTCCAGGCGGTGACGGCGGACGCGCTGAAGCAGGAGTTCGCGGGCTGCCTCCAGCGCCTCGTGGTGAGCGTCACGGGGGATGAGGCGCCCAGCCGCGCCGCCCTCCAGGCGGTGTCGGTGCCGTAG
- a CDS encoding ferritin-like domain-containing protein, producing MSSGEGGDWGLKHTATRLSAEELEQVAREELFRNPTLSPSGSAVRFLRVNLMRIAGHLGELHLPDFKEVVGSALQAADHPTPLIFVAQLRERLSFERISSRLYAGLLVKTHALGSYPGGPTPERLVELHNQELDHLNLVRECIYRLGMDAAQVTVSGDGADPRTHGLLRAVDDPCATLQDALRAVLISEILNNAGWALLVDLTQELGPSDLVDAFREVLREETLHLEEVTDWVANLPEDLRAAAARVSTG from the coding sequence ATGTCTTCTGGTGAAGGTGGTGACTGGGGCCTGAAGCACACGGCGACACGGCTCAGCGCCGAGGAGCTGGAGCAGGTGGCCCGGGAGGAGCTGTTCCGCAACCCGACCCTGTCCCCTTCCGGCAGCGCCGTGCGCTTCCTGCGCGTGAACCTCATGCGCATCGCGGGGCACCTGGGGGAGCTGCACCTGCCGGACTTCAAGGAGGTGGTGGGCAGTGCCCTCCAGGCCGCGGATCACCCCACGCCCCTCATCTTCGTCGCCCAGCTGCGGGAGCGGCTGTCCTTCGAGCGGATCAGCTCACGGCTCTACGCGGGGCTCCTGGTGAAGACCCATGCCCTGGGCAGCTACCCGGGAGGCCCCACGCCGGAGCGGCTCGTGGAGCTGCACAACCAGGAGCTGGACCACCTGAACCTCGTCCGCGAGTGCATCTACCGGCTCGGGATGGACGCGGCCCAGGTGACGGTGTCCGGGGACGGCGCCGACCCGCGGACGCATGGGCTGCTGCGCGCCGTGGACGACCCGTGCGCCACGCTCCAGGACGCGCTGCGCGCGGTCCTCATCTCGGAGATCCTCAACAACGCCGGCTGGGCGCTGCTCGTGGACCTGACCCAGGAATTGGGGCCGTCCGACCTGGTGGACGCCTTCCGCGAGGTCCTGCGCGAGGAGACGCTGCACCTGGAAGAGGTCACCGACTGGGTCGCCAACCTCCCGGAGGACCTCCGCGCCGCCGCCGCGCGGGTCTCCACCGGCTGA
- a CDS encoding AraC family transcriptional regulator, giving the protein MPTARPDSALSPHLSELATLLERHTPTDGIHATAIPRVVLIRASQPSTPLHALQEPALCIVARGRKQVLLGDELYVYGPDQCLVASVDLPVTGQVVEASPAAPYLCFRLDLEPGQLGSLMMEAELDAPGPTDKVRGLALGPVGAPLLDATARLVRLLDTPRDIPVLAPLVIREILYRLLSGENSERLRRIAVADSRRESVTRAIHWLKEHYAAPLRIERLARAVHMSPSALHHHFKSVTAMSPLQYQKQLRLQEARRLMLAQAMDAAMAGHSVGYESPSQFSREYSRMFGAPPSRDIARLRESLGSAPAAAR; this is encoded by the coding sequence ATGCCCACTGCCCGCCCCGACTCCGCCCTGAGCCCGCACCTGTCCGAGCTGGCGACGCTCCTGGAGCGCCACACGCCCACGGACGGCATCCACGCCACCGCCATCCCCCGCGTGGTGCTCATCCGCGCGTCCCAGCCCTCCACGCCGCTGCACGCGCTGCAGGAACCGGCGCTGTGCATCGTGGCGCGGGGCCGCAAGCAGGTGCTCCTGGGCGACGAGCTGTATGTCTATGGCCCGGACCAGTGCCTCGTCGCGTCCGTGGACCTGCCCGTCACGGGGCAGGTGGTGGAGGCCTCGCCCGCCGCGCCCTACCTGTGCTTCCGGCTGGACCTGGAGCCCGGGCAGCTGGGCAGCCTGATGATGGAGGCGGAGCTGGACGCGCCCGGCCCCACGGACAAGGTCCGGGGTCTGGCGTTGGGCCCCGTGGGCGCGCCGCTGCTGGACGCGACCGCGCGGCTGGTGCGGCTGCTGGACACGCCGCGCGACATCCCCGTGCTCGCGCCGCTCGTCATCCGAGAGATCCTCTACCGGCTGCTGTCCGGGGAGAACTCCGAACGGCTGCGGCGCATCGCCGTGGCGGACAGCCGCCGGGAGTCCGTCACCCGCGCCATCCACTGGCTCAAGGAGCACTACGCCGCGCCGCTGCGCATCGAACGGCTGGCGCGCGCCGTCCACATGAGCCCGTCCGCGCTCCACCACCACTTCAAGTCCGTCACCGCCATGAGCCCGCTGCAGTACCAGAAGCAGCTGCGGCTCCAGGAGGCCCGGCGCCTGATGCTGGCGCAGGCCATGGACGCGGCGATGGCCGGCCACTCCGTGGGCTACGAGAGCCCGTCCCAGTTCAGCCGCGAGTACAGCCGGATGTTCGGTGCGCCACCCTCCCGTGACATCGCGAGGCTGCGCGAGTCCCTGGGCTCCGCCCCGGCGGCGGCGCGATAG
- a CDS encoding SDR family oxidoreductase, whose protein sequence is MTTDIQGKVVAITGASSGIGEATARLLASQGAKVVLGARRADRLEALTGELRAKGGEARYKALDVTKREDVDAFVAFTLKEYGRLDVLINNAGVMPLSKLDELKVDEWNRMIDVNIRGVLHGIAAGLPVMKRQKSGQFINLSSIGGHSVVPTAAVYCATKYAVLAISEGLRQEVGADLRVTVISPGVTQSELAESISDAASREYMREFRKDAIPADAIARAISYAISQPADVDVSEIIIRPTSSPY, encoded by the coding sequence ATGACGACGGACATCCAGGGCAAGGTGGTGGCCATCACCGGAGCGAGCAGCGGCATTGGCGAGGCGACAGCTCGCCTGCTCGCCAGTCAGGGCGCGAAGGTGGTGCTGGGCGCGCGCCGGGCGGACCGGCTGGAGGCGCTGACGGGCGAGCTGAGGGCGAAGGGCGGTGAGGCTCGCTACAAGGCGCTGGACGTGACGAAGCGCGAGGACGTGGACGCCTTCGTGGCCTTCACGCTGAAGGAGTACGGGCGGCTGGACGTGCTCATCAACAACGCGGGGGTGATGCCGCTGTCGAAGCTGGACGAGCTGAAGGTGGACGAGTGGAACCGGATGATCGACGTGAACATCCGGGGCGTGCTGCACGGCATCGCGGCGGGGCTGCCGGTGATGAAGCGCCAGAAGTCGGGGCAGTTCATCAACCTGTCTTCCATTGGCGGGCACTCGGTGGTCCCGACGGCGGCGGTCTACTGCGCCACGAAGTACGCGGTGCTGGCCATCTCCGAGGGGCTGCGCCAGGAGGTGGGCGCGGACCTCCGGGTGACGGTGATTTCTCCGGGAGTCACGCAGTCGGAGCTGGCGGAGAGCATCAGCGACGCGGCGTCGCGCGAGTACATGCGCGAGTTCCGCAAGGACGCGATTCCGGCGGATGCCATTGCCCGTGCCATCAGCTACGCCATCAGCCAGCCGGCGGACGTGGACGTGAGCGAAATCATCATCCGTCCCACGTCGAGTCCGTACTGA